Proteins encoded together in one Microcaecilia unicolor chromosome 3, aMicUni1.1, whole genome shotgun sequence window:
- the SP7 gene encoding transcription factor Sp7, which yields MAASMLEDETRYGSSPLAMLTAACNKFGGSSPIRDSATPGKTGNSSVKKLYSLSSDLSIAKSRSSDIMGDSYTATYPSGSGLMSPSASPQASTTYSTDYNPFSHSFPTSSASQDPSLIVSKGHPSTDCLPNVYTSLDMAHPYGSWYKAGIHPGISSSSTNATASWWDMHSNTNWLSAQPQSDGLQPSLQSMPTQNPINAQLPSYGSDFTTLNPASYPAVGITSSSHLLPSGQHMLSQDMYKPKPVANNSLMDGSIGLKSPRGGSYSSTTGRSSCDCPNCQELERLGTSAASLRKKPIHSCHIPGCGKVYGKASHLKAHLRWHTGERPFVCNWLFCGKRFTRSDELERHVRTHTREKKFTCLLCNKRFTRSDHLSKHQKTHTEAGGIKATEGEHERDEVGVAATSPSNGIQDSLANGEEKASRSPEQSSLLEI from the coding sequence GATGAAACAAGATATGGTTCCAGCCCCCTGGCTATGCTAACAGCAGCCTGCAACAAGTTTGGAGGTTCGAGCCCCATCCGAGATTCAGCAACTCCTGGGAAAACTGGGAACAGCTCTGTGAAGAAACTTTATAGCCTCAGCTCTGACCTGTCTATTGCCAAAAGCAGAAGCTCTGACATCATGGGGGACTCTTACACTGCTACCTACCCCAGTGGGAGCGGCTTAATGTCCCCCTCTGCCAGCCCCCAAGCTTCCACCACCTATAGCACTGACTACAATCCGTTCTCTCACTCCTTCCCAACATCCTCTGCTTCTCAAGATCCATCTCTCATAGTGTCCAAGGGGCACCCCTCAACAGACTGTCTGCCCAACGTTTATACTTCTTTGGACATGGCACATCCATATGGATCCTGGTATAAAGCTGGCATTCACCCTGGCATTTCCAGCAGCTCAACCAATGCCACAGCCTCGTGGTGGGACATGCATTCCAACACCAACTGGCTGAGTGCCCAGCCCCAGTCAGATGGCCTGCAGCCCTCTCTTCAATCCATGCCAACACAGAATCCCATCAATGCTCAGCTACCCAGCTATGGCTCTGATTTTACCACTCTGAACCCTGCCTCCTACCCAGCCGTCGGGATCACCTCCTCATCTCACCTCCTTCCCTCTGGCCAACACATGTTGTCCCAAGACATGTATAAGCCCAAGCCAGTAGCCAACAACTCACTGATGGATGGTTCCATTGGACTTAAATCTCCCAGAGGGGGATCCTACAGCAGTACAACAGGCAGGTCATCTTGTGACTGCCCCAACTGCCAGGAACTTGAGCGGCTGGGAACATCGGCAGCCAGCCTGAGGAAGAAACCCATCCACAGTTGCCATATCCCTGGCTGCGGGAAGGTCTACGGCAAAGCATCCCACCTGAAAGCCCATTTGAGATGGCACACTGGAGAAAGACCATTTGTATGCAACTGGCTATTCTGTGGGAAGAGGTTCACCAGGTCAGATGAGCTAGAGAGGCATGTTCGAACCCATACCAGGGAGAAGAAGTTTACCTGCCTCCTCTGTAATAAACGCTTTACTCGGAGTGATCACCTCAGCAAACACCAGAAAACGCATACGGAGGCTGGGGGCATCAAAGCCACTGAGGGAGAGCATGAGAGGGATGAGGTGGGCGTGGCAGCGACTTCTCCATCCAATGGCATACAGGACAGCTTGGCCAATGGGGAGGAGAAGGCCAGCAGGAGCCCGGAGCAAAGCAGCTTACTGGAGATCTAG